TTAGAAGGCTGTAACTAAAAATGCAAGAACGATGACTATGGCAAAGCCTATTGAGGGGTGAAGTGCGATCGGTGATTGTGGTGTCAAGGAGGTTGCAACTaagttcaatattttattaccaTTTAAATATTATGGGATCTAATTTTAGTTACACTCTTTAAATATTAATCACTAGATTCTCTATCTTCAAATAACTTCGTCTAAATTGtcaaatagaaaacaaaacaaatgggCAGCAAGTTCGTTGTAAGGTGAATTATGATGTGCATTGTTCTCGTGGCGGCAAGCATTCAGTCAATGAGGCAGACTCCGGTCGTTTCATGCATGCTTTGATGGTTGTAACAAAAAATGCAAGAACAATGACTGGCAAAACCTATGAAGAGGTGAAGTGCGATGCTAATTGTGATGCCAAGGAGATTGCAACCAAGTTAAATATTATTGTGGGATCTAATTTCAATTACACCCTTTATATATTGATCACTAAATTCTCTATCTTGCCTATGAGTAGCCAAAATAAGTTTTTGTTTGTCTTCTCAAATAgctgtttaaattttaaaatagaaaccAAAAGAAACGGCCAACAAGTTTGTTGGAAGGTGAATTATGGTGTGCATTGCTCTCGTGGTGGCAAGCATTCAGCCAATCGAGGCAGACTCCAATCGTTTCGATGCATGCTTCAAAGGTTGTAATAAGAAATATAATAACGATGATTATGACAAAGCCTTTTAAGAGGTGAAGTGAACTGCTGATTATGATGCGAAGCAAGATGCAACTAAGTTCAATATTGTCATTTAGTTAATTCCACAATTTCCATCAACGAAGATTAATGCCTCTAATGCTTCTTAGttcaatcaaatttatgttCTTTATTGCATAATATAAATTTGGTGTTAGTTAATTAGCtgctcaattttattttgatattttattcatctctaaaaattttccttccatcTTTTTTTCTATTCAACATTAAACCTATAGTCGACCGGGCTGAATCTTGAATATGGAATTCAACGATGTAAATTTGGGAGCAAATTGTTGCAaccaaaattactatttaataattagaaaataattttcctttatttttttaatcaacacaaaatctaaataaatatttgtataagtCTTGTAAACATTGAATTTATTATGCcatagttaattatttttaggtctaattataatttttttactctaCGGTAAAGaagaaattagtttatttactttaatttgtcgaatttgatctttatactctcgaaaatttaaaatttactcaaGTTGTCGTTAACACATGAACTATTAATTTTTGCTAATCTGTTACATATAAATGGTTGAACAGttaatttttgctatttctttacatataaattgttgaattattgATTAGCGATTTAAcagattttaaaaaacaaagtttaaaaatgttatccaattgaattaattttacacAAACCCCTAGTAAtgaaagtattttttattaattttatgctatgaattttgtaatgaaaatttaaaatcagtgcataattatttactttactaAAAAACCAATAAATCAATTCGTTTTTTTCCCTCTTGTTTAAGAAAATTGAAGGGGACTCTTCTTTTTTTGAGCCCAAACTTAAAACCAAACGGGCCCCcaattcctttattttctttttctatgcGGCTTCCTTTAAAGAACATTCGTGCAGTGTCGACTTCACTTGTATCATTTTACCGTGCGAATTTCTATGACCCTTGCTTAGTTATGGCTTCCAACTTCACTTTGTTATTGTATGTTTTCAGCTTTACCCTTTAATGAAGAAGGGtgtttattcatttttcttttacgCAAAAAGTATGATCAGTTTGGTTATgtctttgatttatttgataaaatgccTCATCGAGAATCAGACTGCAAGTGAAGAACAGCATGCAGGAAACTCTCCATCATTCACTTCCAGTTTCTAGCTCACCTGCATTGTTTCTCTGTGCCAATTTTGATGACCCTTAATAATGACTGTCAGCTTGACTTCTACACTGTAAGTTTTTAGCAGTTCCTAGCAAAAGTGTCATCAGTTGGTTTATgtctttgatttatttgataaaatgtctCTGAGAGAAGTAGACTGCTGCTCTCTATCTTCTTCTTGCATGAAAGTTAAACCTGTTATTTTCTATAAATCGATTAAATATGATTAACCCTTTTCTTCGTATAGAAATGCTGATTGAGTCCTTGCCATGTTGCACCTTTTTTTGTATGGTTCTTAAACGTAGAAGTTAGGTTTATATTCATTTGAACTCTCTTTAAGTCAGTTCAAGGTTTTTTTTCAGTCTATTAGGTTTCTCAGAAAATCTACTAACATTGCAGGTTCTGATCCTtgttaacattttatttctGGGAAATTGCTTGCCAAGAGGAAAATGAGACGTTCAACCGCGTCAGTCTCCCCTTCCTTTTTATCTGCCTTACTTTCTTGTAGGCATTTTAGTGTTGCTAGGATTTGCAGATGCCCATCTCCTGTTCATGGGAGTTATAGGTGGGTTTGTGGGATTTCCGACTCGTTGTCAAACAATACACTAAACGCATCTTCAAGTTCTCCTAATAGGTTGATGCTATTTTCAACAATGGCTGGTACAATCTTGGTCCAGGCTCGAGACCCAGCCAAACTAAATATGGAAATACTTAATGCAATTGATGAACGAAGATATATAGATACATGGAAGCTGTATGAACAGCACATGCAGATGGAAGGGTTTCCTCGAAAATCTGTTGTGAACAGACTTCTGACAGGTTTTGTGGAAAGCCTTGATGTTAAATGGCTTGAGAAGGCTTATGCGATGGTTGAACAAGCCTTTGAGGAGAGTAAACAGAATTTGTTGGAGAAGGAGCCTCTGATATATCTTTCTCTTGGTCTTGCCAAATGCGGTTTGCCGGTTCCTGCATCGACCATTCTGAGAAAATTGGTAGAAACTGAACAATTTCCTCCTGTAACTGCCTGGTCAGCCATCTTGGCCCACATGTCACAAACAGCTCCCGGTGCTTACCTAGCTGCTGAATTGATTCTTGAGATAGGTTATTTGTTCCAGGATGGGAGGGTGGACCCCCGTAAGAAGAGTAATGCACCATTGATTGCTATGAAGCCTAATACTACCGCTTTCAACATTGCTTTGGCCGGGTGCCTTTTATTCTGCACAACAAGAAAAGCAGAGCAGCTCCTTGACATAATGCCTCGAATTTGTGTAAAAGCTGATGCAAACTTACTGATTGTAATGGCACATATATATGAAAGAAATGGGCGAAGGGAAGAGCTGAAGAAACTTCAGAGGCACATAGATGAAGCTTGTAACTTAACTGATATTCAGTTCCGACAGTTTTATAATTGCTTGCTTACATGCCATTTAAAATTTGGTGATCTTGATTCTGCCTCTAATATGGTCTTGGAAATGCTACGGAAAGCAAAGGATGCGCGAAATTCTCTTGCTGTTGCTACGCTTGTGCTTGAAACTGCTAGAAATGATAACAGAGCCTTTACTGCACGTATTTCTGGGCCAAATCTGAGCCAAAATGAACCAGAGGGATCACATAAGGACAGATTAATAGAGCACCAGATTATATCTTATGATGAGTTCTCTAGAGAcagaaattttgttaaaattggaAATGAGGCTAAGGAAGTACTTCTTAGTTTGCTAGCTAAGTTGCAGACACAAGTTGAATTGATTACTACTGAACATGGCATTCTACAACCAACAGAAAAAATTTACGTGAAATTGGTTAAGGCTTTCCTTGAAGCAGGGAAGCTCAAGGATTTGGCTCGGTTTCTTATCAAGGCTGAGAAAGAAGATTCCCCAGTTTCCAATGATGATTCGGCATTGGTTCATGTTATCAAGTCATGCATTTCACTTGGGTGGTTAGATCAAGCGCATGACCTCTTGGATGAGATGCGTTTTGCTGGAGTTAGAACCGGTTCTTCTGTATATGCCTCCCTGTTAAAAGCATATTGTAAAGCAAACCGCCTACAAGAAGTGACTTCACTTTTACGAGATGCTCAGAAGGCTGGGATCCAACTAGATTCTAGTTGTTATGACACATTGATACAATCCCAAGTGCTTCGACAGGATACTCAAGGAGCTCTTGATCTATTCAAGGAGATGAAGGAGGCTAAGATACCCAGAGGTGGTAACCCTGAATTCGAGCAGTTGGTCGAGGGATGTGCAGGCAATGCTGAAGCAGGGTTAATGGCGAAGCTCTTGCGAGAAATCAGGGAAGGCCAGAAACTGGATAGTGGAGTACATGACTGGAATAATGTAATACATTTTTTCTGTAAGAAAAGGTTAATGGCAGATGCTGAGAAAGCTTTGGCAAAAATGAGGAGCCTGGGGCATACTCCAAATGCTCAAACCTTCCATTCTATGGTCACTGGATACGCTGCTATTGGAGGAAAATACATCGAGGTAACCGAGCTCTGGGGTGAAATGAAATCACTTGCTTCTTCCGCTACAATGAAGTTTGATCAGGAACTTCTGGATTCTTTGTTATATACCTTCGTGAGGGGCGGATTTTTCATTCGAGCTAACGAAGTTGTCGATATGATGGAAAAAGGAAACATGTTCATTGATAAATACAAGTATCGAACCCTCTACTTGAAGTACCATAAAACACTTTATAAGGGCAAGACTCCTAAATTCCAGACAGAATCCCAGCTAAAGAAGAGGGAAGCTGCTTTGAGTTTCAAGAAGTGGATTGGTTTATGTTAGAAGGAGATTCATTTGGGTGCTACATGTAATTTAGAGCTACAACTGCATTGATGACAATTCGTATATCCATACCAATTTTCATGTTAAGGTATTTTACATTTGTGTCACGAgttcaataatattataatatttttttaaaagttacaaccATTAGAATAAAATCATTTGAAGACTCAAACTTGGACATTAAAATTCTCTGCAATTCTATCAGTGAGCCAAAACTTCattgataatttcttttttaaattaataaatattatcgTAAGAGTATTtagttcttttgttttaatttaactaaataaaatattatttccaatTCTAGCtacattcatatttatttcttaaagtACATTTTTtggatatgtataaattttatttgtcgAAAAGACATAGTTGACACTAGTGAGCACTGAAAATCCTAATTCTTTGTACTCTATAGTCACAAAAAGGGAGTCGATGCGATGAAATAGGAATTCgattcatggatgatttttaataaagaaGTTGACACTTATGGCTGTTGAATTTAGGCATACTTAAGTTGATTTAAATCCTTTCGCTggccttttaattttataaaaaatttattttagtcattcatttaatttttgtctcttttaactcttaaacttgcattatttgtcaaattattccaaaatgaataaaaaagttaacatttgttaactttacTAACATGACATCCACTTGGTAGTCTAAGTTAGAGGGTTAAATCgagataatttataaatgttaagaGTTAATTTCTTTAGAATTATGACCAAATTAATAGAATGTGTAATATGTGATAGTCTTAATGACACATAatcaaaaggacaaaaaaagaaaccaaCCCAATAAATTTAGCgacgaatttaaaatttttataattgaaactataaaattttattgactATGAGTAACCGCAGTTTACCCAATTAAgtatcatttcatttttctagAAGAAAGTAACCTACATAACAGTTGGCTTCATCTAAGTTCATAATCCAATAAAATATACaacatatgaataaatttctactAATTTATAGCTAAtaattaaatgctaaatatCATCGGATTTGTTGCTTTGCTGCATAACTGATTAGTAGTATCTTTTTATAAGTCAAAAAGTTCTGTATTTTCCCTctaattgaactaaaaaaaagGCTCCAAGTTACTTAAAATATGCAAGTCAAATCATTCTTTATTAGTTTGTAATTTGTGAGTCCGTAAATCTGCTGAACTGAACAGCTACTTTTTGATACCAATGGAGGAAGAAAATCGAAAAGCCATGGCAGATAAGAAAAAGAAGGTGAAAAATGGATGTATAGGCTCCATTTTCATGCACGCCGATGGTGTAGATGTGGTTGATGGGTGCAGGCTTCATTGGTGGTGTTGCAGATGGCAGTGTAGCACcattgataatatatttgattggCCGAATGTTTTACAATATTGGTTTGGTGGGGCTAGTTCAGCTTCAGCTGCTGGTATGCTCACCCACAACGTTCACCAGGTACCTTGTCATTTGCAAATTATGTTGTGTATATAATCTGGCTAAGATCCTTTTGGTTAATTTGCTTCTATGGCTAACAGGTTGATCTATATTTGGTTTTGACTGCCTGTGGGAGGTGGGTTGGTTCTCTCCTAGGTGATTTTAAAGTTCATATATCCAAGCCCCAACGCTTGTTTCTTTACTTGGGTGATTCTAAGTAAAGAGATTAAAATCCTTGTAttatttctttccattttttaattttcagacGGATTTTGTTGGACAAGAACAGGTGACAGACAAGCCACAAGAATGAGGACAAGGTATTTGAAAGCTGTTCTAAGACAAGAAGTAGGCTACTTTGATTTGAATATGACAAACACAGCTGAAGTAGTCACAGGCATTGCCAATGACTGTTTCACTATTCAAGAAGTTATAAGTGAGAAGGTTGTAAATGCTTCTaacatatatctatatatttgtGTATAGAAGGTTGCTTTGATTGACCTTTTTTGTTATGTCAGGTCCCGACTTTAATAACAAGAGGTGTCACATTTATTGGAACTTGCATAGCAGCTTTTTTGATACTATGGAGACTAGCTATTgtgtttttcccttttctttctgcTGCTGCTTCCTACTTTAATATATGGAAAAGTTTCACTATTTCTTACAAGGAGGGTTATGGTGGACTTGAATAAGGCCAACACAGTAGTAGAGCAGGCAATGTCTTGTATAAGAACAGTTTACAACTTTGCCGGCGAAAACAAAACCGTCCGAAGCTTTACGAGGATGTGTAAAGTTGGGGTCGAGGCAAGGTCTAGCTAAAGGCTTGACCGTTGGTAGCAATGGCattatttatgcaatttgggCTTTCATTACTTATGTTGgagtttttagaaaaacttgaagtgaaaaaaaaaacaacaaaagcaAGAGGAAAGTAGAAATAATTTCAATGGAAAGTGTGTAttttattgaactaaaattaGCTAGATTATTTTGTTATAGTAACGGAAGGAAatcttcaacactcctccttgctTTAGTTGCAGCAAATTTCAAGTTTCTCTCTAAGAAACTCAAACTTACTTCTTGCTAGCTCTTTCTAAAAGATGCTAGAGCTTCCACCATGGCAATTGCTTCTTCTACACCTTCCTTATATCTTCCAGCCACGCTCCTTTTAAAGATTCTAACGCATTTCTAAACTTCTTCAACGGACATGTTTCCCTAGTGATGCTGCCTCTCTGAGTCTAGCCTTTGCAGACAACTTAGCAGTAGTAGCTAACCCCTTATCGAATTTATTAGCAAGGTCACGAACAGAGAGGTGACTGTTGCTACAACAACTTACGTGCAACAATCTCTTTCATGGAAACAAAAAAGGATCTCCCTTGACATTAGCAATATGATTATTTGCACCAATTTTGTAATTGGGAAAACGTCTCGAAGGAAATATTACATCAGCTGATACAGCTGAAAGTGCTTTCTTTTGCACAGTATCACTAAAATTTCGACTTACCCTCGTCATTGTTCTGAATCTACTTCAATTGAAAGTTAAAGTGTTGTGAGATCCAACAACATCAATGTGTATCAATTGCAACTTTTCAATAGCTCTCCAAGTTGATTGCTTGAGTGGAAGTCTCGATTGCTTTCCTTGTTGGCAAACACTACAATTTGGAATTTTAGATTCAAAACAAGATAGACTTTGAATCAATTCCTTTCTTTGCAAATTCACAACAACTGCATGATTGAAATGTGCAAGCctctagtgtcacggggctagacctttcgtctcgcaaaccgtgcggccttaggcgatccgttcgtccaaactcgcctaagtcagcctttacgcccaaaagtgaggattctttagaactcctccaaggcaccaacttgtatagcggaagcgattgtgccaaaagaagctaagccaaagaacaacagaaagagcgctcgcaaagtgtttgagtaaatgctctcaattcttattcacaaagaataatgaaacaatttaGGAGtaagtacaaatgagggggaggctctctatttatagttgagctcccccaaaaccgacggtcaagatacaattacatcgacggatgagatttaaccatatcccttaattttagggatttacaagataagccttatcaaatctaatctaatctttacaagatatgattccctctatcttctaagattagttaccatattagcctaagttgccatctcttcgcCATCGGGCCAACCAGCTTCAATCGATGAGCTTTTCCAatatctctttgaatcgggcattcttgtgggccaaatgatccccatccgagcaacagacctccattggatgcatttggtgcgctgGTCACGGCTTTGAATCTGCgtccgtgacattctccccacccattctcgcaacgtcCTCGTTGCGACTTCAATGGCATCGACTTGATTCGCCTTGCCTCGCCTCGACGCCTTAGCCTTTCCCTTCCTTCGGGACTCTTGCCTTGGCTTATGTCGCTTCTTAACTCGAGCCGTCCTACTCGCTGCATTTACTCTGGTCAACTGTCCCACATGCATCGCTTCCTTTTTCTTGAAGTCTGATGCACCACCCACCTCTCCCATAGGTGGAAGCCTTGTCGATGACTCGGCCAACTCTGACGCTTCACTCAACTTGAGCCTCATTGGTCCCAGCTTCACTGTTTTCATCGCAACTCTTTCCTCTAAGTCCGATGACAAACTCACCTCTTCCTTGGGTGGAAGCCCCTCCGATGACTCACCAAGCTCAGACGTTGCCTTTCTTTTGACTCCGGCTTGCTTTGGACAGTTCCGCAACTCATGCGGACCACGGCACAAGAAGCACTTTACTTGCTTCCTTTTGCTCCTCTTTGCCCTCTTGGCTTCGGCTTTTCCCTTGctcgaaccaagcttcttggGCTCCTTGTCTGCTCCATCGTTCCCTTTGATGACAGACTTCTTCGGGCACTTCCGCAACCTATGCGGACCCTGACACAAGAAGCACTCTACTGGCTTCTTCTCGCTTTCGGCCTCCTTGGCTTCGACACCCTTTGCGCTCGAACCAAGTACCAAGGCCTTTCCCACGGCTTCTTCTTAAGCCGGATTCCTCGGACATTTCTTTAACATGTGTGGACCGTCGCAAAGAAAGCATTTCACTTGTCCCTTTTcctcttgggtttcttcttcccaactcgtGGTTTCCATTACCACCATTGTCGCCGCTGCCATTGCCATCAACTCTATCTTCCTTGTGATCCCTTTCACATACGCCCCTTTCCTCGGACTTGGAAGacccaagcttgtctttccctagACCAAGCTTGACCACGGCCTCAACTACCGTCATGGCTTCCGACAGCttttggacacctctttgttcca
The Gossypium raimondii isolate GPD5lz chromosome 8, ASM2569854v1, whole genome shotgun sequence DNA segment above includes these coding regions:
- the LOC128042908 gene encoding uncharacterized protein LOC128042908 isoform X1 produces the protein MADKKKKVKNGCIGSIFMHADGVDVVDGCRLHWWCCRWQCSTIDNIFDWPNVLQYWFGGASSASAAGMLTHNVHQVDLYLVLTACGRWVGSLLGDFKVHISKPQRLFLYLGDSK
- the LOC128042908 gene encoding uncharacterized protein LOC128042908 isoform X2, which produces MADKKKKVKNGCIGSIFMHADGVDVVDGCRLHWWCCRWQCSTIDNIFDWPNVLQYWFGGASSASAAGMLTHNVHQVDLYLVLTACGR
- the LOC105790475 gene encoding pentatricopeptide repeat-containing protein At1g03100, mitochondrial, producing the protein MRRSTASVSPSFLSALLSCRHFSVARICRCPSPVHGSYRWVCGISDSLSNNTLNASSSSPNRLMLFSTMAGTILVQARDPAKLNMEILNAIDERRYIDTWKLYEQHMQMEGFPRKSVVNRLLTGFVESLDVKWLEKAYAMVEQAFEESKQNLLEKEPLIYLSLGLAKCGLPVPASTILRKLVETEQFPPVTAWSAILAHMSQTAPGAYLAAELILEIGYLFQDGRVDPRKKSNAPLIAMKPNTTAFNIALAGCLLFCTTRKAEQLLDIMPRICVKADANLLIVMAHIYERNGRREELKKLQRHIDEACNLTDIQFRQFYNCLLTCHLKFGDLDSASNMVLEMLRKAKDARNSLAVATLVLETARNDNRAFTARISGPNLSQNEPEGSHKDRLIEHQIISYDEFSRDRNFVKIGNEAKEVLLSLLAKLQTQVELITTEHGILQPTEKIYVKLVKAFLEAGKLKDLARFLIKAEKEDSPVSNDDSALVHVIKSCISLGWLDQAHDLLDEMRFAGVRTGSSVYASLLKAYCKANRLQEVTSLLRDAQKAGIQLDSSCYDTLIQSQVLRQDTQGALDLFKEMKEAKIPRGGNPEFEQLVEGCAGNAEAGLMAKLLREIREGQKLDSGVHDWNNVIHFFCKKRLMADAEKALAKMRSLGHTPNAQTFHSMVTGYAAIGGKYIEVTELWGEMKSLASSATMKFDQELLDSLLYTFVRGGFFIRANEVVDMMEKGNMFIDKYKYRTLYLKYHKTLYKGKTPKFQTESQLKKREAALSFKKWIGLC